One window of the Trifolium pratense cultivar HEN17-A07 linkage group LG2, ARS_RC_1.1, whole genome shotgun sequence genome contains the following:
- the LOC123909228 gene encoding thylakoid lumenal 17.4 kDa protein, chloroplastic, producing the protein MANISISLPRTGLSIRNISTKRSCFTISASSLRITCSVVGEAELDGSDNKARLLNFNRIKGVACGLLAAYTLTSASFPVTAATQRLPPLSTEPDRCERAFVGNTIGQANGVYDKPLDLRKCDFTNEKSNLKGKTLSAALMSDAKFDGADMTEVVMSKAYAVGGSFRGVDFSNAVLDRVNFGKADLEGAVFRNTVLSGSTFDEAKLDGAVFEDTIIGYIDLQKICRNTTISDDGRAELGCR; encoded by the exons ATGGCCAACATTTCAATTTCACTCCCGCGAACTGGTTTGTCCATACGAAACATCTCAACCAAACGTTCATGTTTCACTATTTCAGCTTCATCTCTCAGAATCACTTGCTCTG TTGTAGGTGAAGCTGAGTTAGATGGATCTGATAATAAAGCAAGGTTACTTAATTTCAACAGAATCAAGGGTGTTGCTTGTGGTCTTCTTGCAGCTTATACTCTTACTTCTGCTTCATTTCCTGTTACTGCTGCCACTCAG AGACTTCCCCCATTGTCAACTGAGCCCGATCGCTGCGAACGTGCATTTGTTGGCAACACAATTGGTCAGGCGAATGGTGTGTATGACAAACCATTAGATCTCCGGAAATGTGATTTCACAAATGAAAAATCCAACCTGAAGGGGAAGACCCTGTCTGCAGCACTAATGTCTGATGCCAAGTTTGACGGCGCTGACATGACAGAAGTTGTAATGTCAAAGGCTTATGCTGTTGGTGGCAGCTTTAGAG GTGTGGACTTCTCAAATGCAGTCTTGGATCGTGTTAATTTCGGGAAAGCTGATCTTGAAGGAGCTGTATTTAGGAACACAGTTTTATCGGGCTCCACTTTTGATGAAGCTAAGCTAGATGGTGCAGTTTTTGAGGACACTATCATTGGTTACATTGATCTCCAAAAGATATGCAGAAATACGACCATCAGTGACGATGGAAGAGCCGAGCTAGGATGTCGATGA
- the LOC123909229 gene encoding acyl-CoA-binding domain-containing protein 1, which yields MGVVGEWHDWQSLLQSIIFGLIFSYLLAKLISIVVSFNNENLTITRNTTTNTIPDHDSKRNDVVSDPSHHRLETEAESVMAEQGSVRNESVDGGDDDYDDDWEGVESTELDEAFSAATAFVAAAAADRLSQKVSNDVQLQLYGLYKIATEGPCSTPQPSPLKMTARAKWQAWQKLGAMPPEDAMQKYIDIVSELYPTWLDGAPLRSKRGDGSGPSSDARGPMGPVFSSFVYEEECGNDSKMDAIHGFAREGDVANLLKCIENGVSVNLKDSEGRTPLHWAVDRGHLNVTELLISKNADVNAKDNDGQTALHYAVTCEREAIAEYLVKHSADIHSEDNDGSSSRDICSSKWPFMQHEGEVK from the exons ATGGGTGTTGTTGGTGAATGGCATGATTGGCAATCCCTTCTTCAATCAATAATCTTTGGTCTAATCTTCTCTTACCTTCTCGCTAAACTAATTTCAATCGTCGTTTCATTCAACAACGAAAATCTCACAATCACACGCAACACCACAACAAACACAATTCCCGATCATGATTCCAAACGAAACGACGTCGTTTCTGATCCTTCTCACCACCGTCTCGAAACCGAAGCTGAATCTGTTATGGCTGAACAAGGTAGTGTTAGAAATGAAAGCGTTGACGGTGgtgatgatgattatgatgatgattgGGAAGGTGTTGAGAGTACTGAATTGGATGAAGCTTTTAGCGCTGCTACTGCTTTTGTCGCTGCTGCCGCCGCTGATCGGTTGTCGCAGAAAGTTTCTAATGATGTTCAGCTTCAGCTTTATGGGTTGTATAAGATTGCAACTGAAGGTCCTTGTAGTACTCCTCAACCTTCTCCTCTTAAAATGACGGCTCGTGCTAAATG GCAAGCGTGGCAGAAATTGGGTGCGATGCCTCCTGAAGATGCAATGCAGAAGTACATTGATATTGTGTCGGAGCTATATCCTACTTGGCTTGACGGTGCCCCTTTG AGGAGCAAAAGGGGTGACGGTAGTGGCCCTAGTTCAGACGCTCGAGGACCAATGGGACCAGTATTCAGCTCTTTTGTTTATGAAGAGGAATGCGGCAATGACTC GAAAATGGACGCCATTCACGGATTTGCAAGAGAAGGAGATGTGGCTAATCTACTCAAGTGTATTGAAAATGGTGTTTCAGTGAATTTGAAGG ACAGTGAGGGTCGGACACCATTACACTGGGCTGTGGATCGTGGCCACCTTAATGTCACAGAGCTGTTGATCAGCAAGAATGCTGATGTAAATGCCAAG gATAATGATGGACAAACTGCACTGCACTACGCTGTAACGTGCGAGAGAGAAGCCATAGCTGAATACTTAGTGAAACATAGTGCAGACATCCATTCAGAAGATAATGATGGCAGTTCTTCGCGTGACATCTGTAGTTCCAAGTGGCCATTTATGCAGCATGAGGGAGAAGTAAAATGA
- the LOC123909230 gene encoding importin subunit beta-1: MAMEVTQALLNAQSIDGTVRKHAEESLRQFQEQNLPGFLVSLSGELASEDKPVDSRKLAGLILKNALDAKDENRKRELVQRWLSLDSAAKAQVKACLLQTLSSLVLEARSTATQVVAKIAGIELPQKQWPELIGSLLSNIHQVPAHVKQATLETLGYLCEEVSHEVVDQDQVNKILTAVVQGMNSSEKNNDVRLAATRALYNALGFAQANFSNDMEREYIMRVVCETTMSPEVKIRQTAFECLVSIAAMYYVKLAPYIQDIYNITAKAVRGDEESVALQAIEFWSTICDEETDILEEYVGDTTGDSDIPCFYFIKQALPALVPLLLETLLKQEEDQDLDEGAWNIAMAGGTCLGLVARTTGDDIVPLVMPFIEENITKQDWRQREAATYAFGSILEGPSPDKLVPLVNHALPFMLSALVKDPSNHVKDTTAWTLGRMFEFLHSSIVGTPIINEGNAQQIITVLLQSMKDVPNVAEKACGALYFLAQGYEDVGLTSPITPFFQEIVQSLLTVTHREDATESRLRTAAYETLNEVVRCSTDETAPLVLQLVAVIMMELHKCLEAQNLSSDEREKQSELTGLLCGCLQVIIQKLGSSEPTKYVFLQYADQIMGLFIRVFACRNATAHEEAMLAIGALAYAIGPDFAKYLPEFYQFLEADLQNFEDYQVCAVTVGVVGDICRALEDKILPYCDGIMTQLLKNLSSDNLHRSVKPPLFSCIGDIALAIGDNFNKYLTYAMNTLQIAAEMYAHTSGFDLEMTEYINNLRNGILEAYSGIFQGFKNSSKTQFLIPYASHILHFLDSIYMEKDMDDVVMKTAIGVLGDLADTLGSNAASLIQQSLSSRDFLNECLTSDDHMIKESAKWAKLAISRAISV, translated from the exons ATGGCGATGGAAGTTACTCAGGCACTTTTGAATGCTCAATCCATTGATGGGACTGTACGTAAGCATGCTGAAGAAAGTCTGCGGCAATTTCAGGAGCAAAACCTTCCAGGTTTCTTGGTCTCTCTTTCTGGAGAGTTAGCAAGTGAAGATAAACCAGTTGATAGCCGAAAGTTGGCAGGTTTGATACTTAAAAATGCATTGGATGCCAAGGATGAAAACAGAAAGCGAGAATTGGTCCAGAGATGGTTGTCATTGGACTCTGCAGCAAAGGCCCAGGTTAAGGCATGCTTGCTGCAAACACTCTCTTCTCTTGTACTTGAGGCTCGGTCTACAGCAACTCAAGTTGTTGCCAAAATTGCTGGAATTGAGCTTCCTCAGAAACAGTGGCCTGAGCTGATAGGATCACTTTTATCAAATATTCATCAAGTTCCTGCTCACGTCAAGCAAGCAACTTTGGAGACTCTGGGATATTTGTGTGAAGAGGTCTCTCATGAGGTTGTTGATCAAGACCAAGTAAATAAAATTCTTACTGCTGTAGTTCAAGGTATGAATTCATCTGAAAAGAACAATGACGTAAGACTTGCTGCTACCAGGGCATTATATAATGCTCTTGGATTCGCACAGGCTAATTTTAGCAATGATATGGAGCGTGAATATATCATGAGAGTTGTTTGTGAGACAACTATGTCTCCCGAAGTGAAAATACGACAGACAGCTTTTGAATGTTTGGTCTCAATTGCTGCCATGTATTATGTAAAGCTGGCTCCTTACATCCAGGATATATATAACATCACAGCAAAGGCTGTTAGGGGTGATGAGGAGTCTGTTGCTCTCCAAGCCATTGAATTCTGGAGCACGATTTGTGATGAGGAGACTGATATCTTGGAAGAATATGTGGGTGATACCACCGGGGACTCTGATATACCTTGTTTTTATTTCATTAAGCAAGCCCTTCCTGCACTCGTGCCTCTACTGTTGGAAACATTACTTAAACAAGAAGAGGATCAAGATCTGGATGAAGGTGCATGGAATATTGCAATGGCAGGTGGTACATGCCTTGGTTTAGTTGCTCGTACTACCGGAGATGATATTGTACCACTGGTAATGCCCTTCATTGAGGAGAACATTACAAAACAAGATTGGAGACAGAGGGAAGCAGCCACTTATGCATTTGGCTCTATCTTGGAGGGGCCTTCCCCGGACAAATTAGTACCTCTTGTTAATCACGCTCTTCCGTTCATGCTCAGTGCTCTAGTGAAGGATCCAAGTAACCATGTTAAAGACACCACTGCTTGGACTTTGGGACGAatgtttgaatttcttcacAGTTCAATTGTTGGCACACCTATTATTAATGAGGGAAATGCCCAACAAATTATTACAGTTCTCCTTCAGAGCATGAAGGATGTCCCTAATGTTGCTGAGAAAGCCTGTGGAGCCCTGTATTTTCTTGCCCAGGGTTATGAGGATGTGGGGCTAACATCTCCTATAACTCCCTTTTTCCAGGAAATTGTTCAATCCCTTCTCACTGTTACCCACAGAGAGGATGCTACAGAATCACGATTAAGAACGGCAGCATATGAAACTTTGAATGAAGTAGTAAGATGTTCAACAGATGAAACAGCACCTTTGGTGTTACAACTGGTTGCTGTCATCATGATGGAGCTGCACAAATGTCTTGAAGCACAAAATCTTTCTTCTGATGAAAGAGAAAAACAGAGTGAACTTACAGGCCTTCTTTGTGGGTGTTTGCAAGTAATTATTCAGAAGCTAGGTTCTTCAGAACCTACCAAATATGTTTTCTTGCAGTATGCTGATCAGATAATGGGACTGTTCATCAGGGTCTTTGCTTGTAGAAATGCCACTGCACATGAGGAAGCCATGCTAGCTATTGGAGCCCTTGCCTATGCAATAGGCCCTGATTTTGCTAAATACCTGCCGGAATTTTACCAGTTTCTGGAGGCTGACCTTCAGAATTTTGAGGATTACCAAGTTTGTGCCGTAACTGTTGGTGTAGTAGGCGACATATGCAGGGCATTGGAGGATAAAATACTGCCATACTGTGATGGGATTATGACACAACTTCTCAAAAATTTGTCAAGTGATAACTTGCACCGTTCTGTGAAGCCCCCGCTATTTTCATGCATTGGCGATATAGCACTTGCTATAGGAGACAACTTCAATAAGTATTTAACGTACGCAATGAACACACTACAAATTGCTGCAGAGATGTACGCACACACATCAGGCTTTGACTTGGAAATGACAGAGTACATTAACAATCTGAGAAATGGGATATTAGAGGCATATTCTGGGATCTTCCAAGGGTTTAAGAATTCATCAAAAACGCAGTTCTTGATTCCTTATGCTTCCCACATCCTCCACTTCTTGGATAGCATATACATGGAAAAAGACAT GGATGACGTGGTTATGAAAACAGCTATTGGAGTCCTTGGAGATCTAGCTGATACACTTGGAAGCAATGCCGCTTCTTTAATTCAACAGTCTTTGTCAAGCAGAGACTTTTTAAACGAATGTTTGACCTCAGACGATCATATGATTAAAGAATCTGCTAAATGGGCCAAGTTGGCTATCAGCCGCGCTATATCTGTTTGA
- the LOC123909231 gene encoding uncharacterized protein LOC123909231, with product MDCPGLELSHVASHLQKYKMYLKGGIKNSKMNQFEFQGHNNYAVSTESIDSPSTSLPQLGQYSVTPPDQCDDSDIFFNLTDLFPNLNDDIHNNNYAVSAGSIDSPSTSLPQLGQYSMTPPDQCDDSDIFFNLTDLFPNFNDDIHNVMW from the exons ATGGATTGTCCTGGCTTGGAATTAAGTCATGTAGCTAGTCATTTGCAG AAATACAAAATGTATTTAAAAGGTGGGATAAAAAACTCAAAAATGaatcaatttgaatttcaagGTCACAACAACTATGCTGTTTCAACTGAGAGCATTGATTCCCCTAGCACCTCTCTTCCACAGCTTGGGCAATACTCAGTGACACCACCTGATCAATGTGACGATTCcgatatattttttaacttgACCGATTTATTCCCCAATCTTAACGACGATATACACAATAACAACTATGCTGTTTCAGCTGGGAGCATTGATTCCCCTAGCACCTCTCTTCCACAGCTTGGTCAATACTCAATGACACCACCTGATCAATGTGACGATTCCGACATATTTTTTAACTTGACCGATTTATTCCCCAATTTTAACGATGATATACACAATGTGATGTGGTGA
- the LOC123909232 gene encoding two-component response regulator ARR14-like, translating into MNLFTTNNPSFPAGLRVLAVDHDTYDLYTIHHICNQLHYQVTTCSTTSQATHFLSRQHFDIIVIETHIPQQDTYGFVQQVTSHLKIPVIMMSLDNRTCSVMDSISNGACSYWAKPLDENLFKNMWQHVVRQHLVQKESEAKGLKKLGREHLVQKESEAKGLKKRGRDDEVHVSKQPLAKKARFSWTDDLHQKFVSVVNHLGIKNAKPKKVLKIMDCPGLELQHVASHLQKYKMYLDGGIKNSKMNQKNNETQAQDQCHDNWTEIDETEVFFSLTDFSPDLNDDIHNNNYAVSAESIDSPSTSLPQLGQYSMTPPDQCDDSDIFFNLTDLFPNLNDELHNGIW; encoded by the exons ATGAACCTTTTCACTACTAACAATCCATCATTCCCCGCTGGGCTTAGAGTACTTGCAGTCGATCATGACACCTACGATCTCTACACTATTCACCACATTTGTAATCAATTACACTATCAAG TTACAACATGCAGTACCACTTCTCAAGCGACGCATTTCTTGTCCCGACAACATTTCGACATCATTGTCATCGAAACTCATATTCCACAACAAGATACTTATGGATTTGTTCAACAAGTGACTTCACATTTGAAAATTCCAGTGATTA tgATGTCGCTTGATAACCGAACCTGTTCTGTTATGGATTCCATTTCCAACGGGGCTTGTAGTTACTGGGCCAAACCACTGGATGAAAATCTATTCAAAAATATGTGGCAACATGTCGTGCGGCAACATCTAGTGCAAAAGGAAAGCGAGGCTAAAGGGCTTAAAAAGCTAGGAAGAGAACATCTAGTGCAAAAGGAAAGCGAGGCTAAAGGGCTTAAAAAGCGAGGAAGAGATGATGAGGTTCATGTTTCTAAACAACCTCTGGCAAAGAAAGCTCGTTTCTCTTGGACAGATGATTTGCACCAAAAATTTGTGTCGGTCGTGAATCATCTTGGGATTAAAA ATGCAAAGCCTAAAAAAGTTCTGAAGATCATGGATTGTCCTGGCTTGGAATTACAGCATGTAGCTAGTCATTTGCAG AAATATAAAATGTATTTAGATGGtgggataaaaaattcaaagatgaATCAGAAGAACAATGAAACACAAGCACAGGATCAATGTCATGATAATTGGACAGAAATTGATGAAACCGAAGTATTTTTTAGCTTGACTGATTTTTCCCCCGATCTTAACGATGATATACACAATAACAACTATGCTGTTTCAGCTGAGAGCATTGATTCCCCTAGCACCTCTCTTCCACAGCTTGGGCAATATTCAATGACACCACCTGATCAATGTGACGATTCCGACATATTTTTTAACTTGACCGATTTATTCCCCAATCTTAACGATGAGTTACACAATGGGATATGGTGA
- the LOC123905132 gene encoding protein COBRA-like, whose product MKPNNFPNCIRTENYMITFEVEEEKFGPAKIVGPTQFIQPDKRRVIQALMTWNVTCLYSQFLAQKTPTCCVSLSAFYNETIVSCPTCACGCQSNSSQSGSCVNPNTPHLASVVAGSNGKNNLSPLVQCTSHMCPIQIHWHVKVNYKEYWRVKVSITNFNYRMNYSDWNLVVQHPNFNNLTQLFSLNYKSLNPYGSISIIRTCLIHVSLVLDFLITGMSWF is encoded by the exons ATGAAGCCAAACAATTTTCCCAACTGCATCCGTACAGAGAATTACATGATTACTTttgaagttgaagaagaaaa GTTTGGGCCAGCAAAAATTGTGGGACCTACTCAGTTTATTCAACCTGACAAAAGGAGAGTGATCCAAGCACTCA TGACATGGAATGTTACGTGCCTGTATTCACAATTTTTGGCTCAGAAAACTCCCACTTGCTGCGTCTCCCTCTCAGCTTTTTACAACGAAACCATTGTATCCTGCCCAACTTGTGCATGCGGCTGTCAGAGTAACTCATCTCAGTCAGGGAGTTGTGTAAA TCCAAATACGCCACATTTGGCCTCGGTTGTTGCTGGTAGTAACGGAAAGAATAATTTATCACCTTTGGTGCAATGTACCAGCCACATGTGCCCAATCCAAATCCATTGGCATGTCAAAGTTAACTACAAGGAATACTGGCGTGTGAAGGTTTCTATAACTAATTTTAATTACCGTATGAATTACTCAGATTGGAACTTGGTAGTTCAGCATCCGAACTTCAATAATCTGACTCAGTTATTCAgtttgaactacaagtcattaaATCCTTATGGTTCAATAAGTATTATCCGGACTTGTTTAATTCATGTTTCTTTAGTATTGGATTTCTTAATTACTGGTATGAGTTGGTTTTAA